One part of the Aurantibacillus circumpalustris genome encodes these proteins:
- a CDS encoding response regulator, with protein sequence MSEQSNINVLYVDDEENNLSAFKASFRRHFTVFTAISADEGKKILADNEIHVLITDQRMPGTLGTELLAQAVKDYPDQIRILLTGFSDIEAIKDAINRGQIYHYLQKPWDDANLKETIESAYKVYHLKKKQQELSEQLLVTNEQLEFMLRQKLLS encoded by the coding sequence ATGAGCGAACAATCAAATATCAATGTACTTTATGTGGATGATGAAGAGAATAATCTCTCTGCATTTAAAGCTTCTTTTAGAAGACACTTTACAGTATTTACGGCTATTTCAGCGGATGAAGGAAAAAAAATTCTTGCTGACAATGAGATACATGTTTTGATTACGGATCAAAGAATGCCTGGTACTTTAGGAACGGAATTATTAGCTCAAGCTGTAAAAGATTACCCAGATCAGATAAGAATTTTGTTAACCGGATTTTCGGATATTGAAGCGATTAAAGATGCGATAAATCGCGGTCAAATTTATCATTATTTGCAAAAACCATGGGATGATGCAAACTTGAAAGAGACCATTGAAAGTGCCTACAAGGTCTATCATTTAAAGAAAAAACAACAGGAACTAAGTGAACAACTATTAGTGACAAATGAACAATTAGAATTTATGCTCAGGCAAAAATTATTGTCATAA